From a single Glycine soja cultivar W05 chromosome 19, ASM419377v2, whole genome shotgun sequence genomic region:
- the LOC114399536 gene encoding hydrophobic protein RCI2B: MADDSTATCIDILLAIILPPLGVFLKYGCKVEFWICLVLTLFGYIPGIIYAVYAITK, translated from the exons ATGGCCGACGATAGCACAGCTACCTGCATCGACATCCTCCTTGCCATCATCCTTCCTCCTCTTGGTGTCTTCCTCAAGTATGGCTGCAAG GTAGAATTCTGGATCTGTTTGGTGCTTACCCTTTTTGGCTACATTCCTGGAATTATCTATGCTGTCTATGCTATCACCAAGTGA
- the LOC114400074 gene encoding aspartic proteinase-like produces MGQKHLVTVFCLWALTCSLLPSFSFGILRIGLKKRPLDLDSINAARKAREGLRSVRPMMGAHDQFIGKSKGEDIVPLKNYLDAQYFGEIGIGTPPQPFTVVFDTGSSNLWVPSSKCYFTLACYTHNWYTAKKSKTHVKNGTSCKINYGTGSISGFFSQDNVKVGSAVVKHQDFIEATHEGSLTFLSAKFDGILGLGFQEISVENAVPVWFKMVEQKLIGEKVFSFWLNGDPNAKKGGELVFGGVDPKHFKGNHTYVPITEKGYWQIEMGDFFVGGVSTGVCEGGCAAIVDSGTSLLAGPTPVVAEINHAIGAEGVLSVECKEVVSQYGELIWDLLVSGVKPDDICSQVGLCSSKRHQSKSAGIEMVTEKEQEELAARDTPLCSSCQMLVLWIQNQLKQKATKDRVFNYVNQLCESLPSPSGESVISCNSLSKMPNITFTIGNKPFVLTPEQYILRTGEGITEVCLSGFIAFDVPPPKGPLWILGDVFMRAYHTVFDYGNLQVGFAEAV; encoded by the exons ATGGGGCAAAAGCATTTAGTGACGGTGTTCTGTTTATGGGCTTTAACATGTTCCCTTcttccatctttctcctttggaATTCTGAGAATTGGTTTGAAGAAGAGACCTCTAGATCTTGATAGTATTAATGCTGCTAGAAAGGCAAGAGAAGGTCTAAGATCTGTAAGACCAATGATGGGTGCACATGATCAGTTTATTGGTAAGTCAAAAGGTGAAGATATAGTACCTTTGAAGAATTATTTGGACGCTCAATATTTTGGTGAGATTGGAATTGGCACACCCCCACAGCCCTTCACTGTTGTGTTTGACACTGGGAGTTCCAACCTTTGGGTTCCATCATCAAAGTGCTACTTTACT CTTGCTTGCTATACTCATAATTGGTACACGGCTAAGAAATCAAAGACACATGTCAAAAATG GAACTTCatgtaaaataaactatggaaCTGGATCAATATCTGGTTTCTTCAGTCAAGATAATGTTAAAGTTGGCAGTGCTGTTGTCAAGCATCAG GATTTCATTGAGGCTACCCACGAAGGAAGTCTTACCTTTCTGTCAGCAAAGTTCGATGGAATACTGGGACTTGGATTTCAGGAGATCTCAGTTGAAAATGCTGTGCCCGTATG GTTCAAAATGGTGGAGCAAAAACTTATCGGTGAGAAGGTGTTCTCTTTTTGGCTTAATGGGGATCCGAATGCGAAAAAAGGTGGTGAATTAGTTTTTGGTGGTGTTGACCCAAAGCACTTCAAAGGAAACCACACTTATGTTCCAATTACTGAAAAAGGTTACTGGCAG attGAAATGGGAGATTTTTTCGTTGGAGGTGTTTCAACAG GTGTTTGTGAGGGTGGCTGTGCTGCTATTGTGGATTCAGGAACATCTTTGCTTGCTGGTCCAACT CCTGTTGTGGCTGAAATCAACCATGCCATTGGAGCTGAAGGAGTTCTCAGTGTAGAATGTAAGGAAGTCGTTTCTCAATATGGAGAGTTGATATGGGATCTCTTGGTATCAGGG GTGAAACCAGATGACATATGTTCACAAGTTGGTTTATGTTCTTCCAAAAGGCATCAATCTAAGAG TGCTGGAATTGAAATGGTGACTGAAAAGGAACAGGAAGAGTTGGCAGCGAGAGATACTCCTTTGTGTTCTTCTTGTCAGATGCTTGTTCTTTGGATCCAGAATCAACTAAAACAAAAGGCAACGAAGGACAGAGTATTCAACTATGTGAATCAA CTGTGTGAGAGCCTGCCAAGTCCATCTGGAGAGTCAGTGATAAGCTGTAATAGTCTTTCCAAGATGCCAAACATTACGTTCACAATTGGAAATAAACCTTTTGTCCTCACACCAGAGCAG TATATTCTAAGAACTGGAGAAGGCATTACAGAAGTCTGCCTTAGTGGGTTTATTGCTTTTGATGTTCCTCCTCCAAAGGGTCCATTGTG GATTCTTGGCGATGTTTTCATGAGGGCATATCACACCGTCTTTGACTATGGAAATCTCCAAGTTGGCTTTGCCGAAGCAGTCTAA
- the LOC114400321 gene encoding G patch domain-containing protein 8-like codes for MEYRWTNGRQETGGRDRRQSKREQAYQDSLIEDLSEDFSLPINHRPTENVDLDNVEQASLDTQITSSNIGFKLLQKMGWKGKGLGKDEQGIIEPIKSGIRDPRLGVGKQEEDDFFTAEENIQRKKLDVELEETEEHVKKREVLAEREQKIQTEVKEIRKVFYCDLCNKQYKLAMEFEAHLSSYDHNHRKRFKQMKEMHGGSSRDDRQKREQLRQEREMAKFAQIADAQKQQQLQLQQESGSATVPSESKTATALTDQEQRNTLKFGFSSKGSASKITFGAKKQNVAKKQNVPISSIFSNDSDEE; via the exons ATGGAATATCGATGGACGAATGGTAGGCAGGAAACCGGTGGCCGTGACAGAAGGCAATCTAAAAGGGAACAG GCATATCAGGACTCTCTTATTGAGGATTTGTCAGAGGATTTTAGTTTGCCAATCAACCACAGGCCAACAGAAAATGTTGATCTGGATAACGTGGAGCAAGCATCTTTGGACACACAGATAACATCATCTAATATTGGCTTTAAGCTCCTCCAAAAGATGGGATGGAAAGGAAAGGGTCTTGGGAAGGATGAACAAG GAATCATTGAGCCAATAAAATCTGGAATTAGAGATCCAAGACTGGGGGTTGGCAAGCAAGAAGAAGACGATTTCTTTACCGCAGAAGAAAATATCCAGCGAAAAAAACTGGATGTTGAGTTGGAGGAGACAGAGGAACATGTGAAGAAGCGGGAG GTCTTAGCTGAACGTgaacaaaaaattcaaactgAAGTGAAAGAAATCCGAAAGGTGTTCTATTGTGATCTCTGCAACAAGCAATACAAATTGGCAATGGAATTTGAAGCACACTTGAGCTCTTATGATCACAATCACAGAAAG CGTTTcaaacaaatgaaggaaatGCATGGTGGTAGTAGTCGGGATGATAGGCAAAAGCGAGAACAGCTGCGTCAAGAGAGAGAAATGGCAAAGTTTGCTCAAAT TGCTGATGCTCAAAAACAGCAACAACTTCAACTGCAACAAGAGTCTGGATCAGCAACAGTACCCTCGGAATCTAAAACTGCTACTGCACTTACAGATCAGGAGCAGCGAAATACTTTGAAGTTTGGGTTTTCTTCTAAAGGCAGTGCTTCCAAG ATTACGTTTGGAGCCAAGAAGCAAAATGTTGCAAAGAAGCAAAATGTTCCGATCTCTTCTATATTCAGTAATGATAGCGATGAAGAATAA